In the genome of Salinigranum halophilum, the window ATCCTCTGACCGACAGCCGAGAGAGTCGCGGAGAGGGGGCGGACAGGCGGTACGCGGTCGGCCCGGACGCGGCGTACCGCACACCCGCGTGACGCGCCCGGTCGGTGAACCTGAAGACACCTGCGGATGGGCGCGTCATCGGTCTTGAACCCTCGGCGTGGGGTGACTCAGTCGAGCGACTCGACGAGCTCGACGACGTGTCCGTCGGGGTCTTCGAAGAAGACGACACGCGCACCCGCCTGCTCGACGTCCATCGGACCGTTGACGATGCCGTAGTGTTCGATGTGCTCCAGTTCCTCGTCGACGGAGTCGACGTCGAGCGCGAGGTGGTCCCACGCGTCGCCGACGTCGACCTCGTCGACCTTGGGGTCGTCCTTCAGTTGCAGTTCGATGCCGTTCTCGTCGACGACGTAGCGGTTCTCGGCACCCGCGAGTTCGAACGAGCGCGAGTACTCGAAGCCGAACTGCTCGTAAAAGGCCTGGCTCTCGTCGGCGTCCGTCACGTTCAGACACAGGTGGATGAACGGTGCCATGGGGCTACTCGCAGAGAGGGTGGCATAAATCCGCTCGTTGTCGCTGTTGTCGCCGGTTCTCCGCGGTGAGGGCGCCGGACTCGTTACAGTTCGGCCCCGCCGGTGACGTTGAGTCGGTCGCCGGCTCTGTGCTCGGTGATTCCGAACTCGGTCGTCGCATCACCACGAACCGTCCGGAACTCGTGTCGGTCGCCGGCTGTCGTCTCACGAACCCGGTACAGCAGGACGTACCACTGCTCGTCTTCGTCGTCGTACGCTGCTTCGAGTGGACTCCAGGTAACGGTGCTCATGCGGGAGATGCGACGCACCGCGTGATGATAAGCGTGTCAGTCAGCCAACTGAAGTGCCGGAGTGTGACACGACGAGAACCTGTTACCACAGATTTATCATGAACTACCCTAACGAATTCTCCATGGCTGTCGACGACCCGACACAGGAGCCGTCGCCGGAGACTTCGGCGGCGACACTCGGGCACGACCGTCCGGACGTCGAGGAGTATCGCGCGCTCGCGAGCGACCTGCGCGATGCCATCGACGGCGGCGTCGAGTTCGACGAGTACGCACAGGTGCTGTACGCCACCGACGGGAGTATCTACGGAGCACGCCCCGCCGGGGTGGTGTTCCCGACCGACGTCGAGGACGTCCAGCGCGCCGTCGACGTCGCGACGAGTCACGGCGTACCCGTCCTCCCTCGCGGTGCTGGCTCCTCGCTCGCGGGGCAGGCCGTCGGCCCGGGCTGTGTCGTCCTCGACCTCTCCCGACACCTCGATTCGGTCCTCGATATCGACCCCGACGCGCGACGCGCGACGGTCCAACCAGGCGTCGTGCAGGACCACTTCGACGCCGAACTCGAGCCGTACGGGCTGAAGTTCGCCCCCGACCCCGCGTCGGCGGCCCGTGCGACCGTCGGCGGCGGCATCGGCAACAACTCCACCGGGGCCCACTCAGTACGGTACGGCATCACCGACGCGTACACGGAGGAGCTGAAGGTCGTCCTCGCGGACGGTTCGCTCGTCCACACCCGTGAGGTCGTCATCGACTCCGACGAGTACGACGAAATCGTCGAACAGGGCGACCTCGAGTCACACATCTATCGCACCGTCAGGGGCGTCGTCGAGGACAACGAGGCGGAAATCGAGGCGCGGTACCCCACCTTGAAGCGCTGTGTCTCGGGCTACAACCTCCACAAGGTCGTCTACGAGAACGAGGCGGGCGAACGCTGTATCAACCTCTCGAAACTCCTCGTCGGAGCGGAGGGGACGCTGGGCGTCGTCGTCGAGGCGACGGTGAGCCTCGTCACCCGTCCCGAGGAGACGGCGCTCGTCCTCTACTGCTTCGACGACCTCGTCGACGCGATGCGGGCGGTCCCCGAGGCGCTCGACTACGGCGCCTCGGCGGTGGAGTTGATGGACGACGAGGTGTTCGACCTCGCCGCGGAGTCGACCGAGTACGCACAGTACGTCGAGCAGATTCCGGCGGGGACGAAGGCGGCGCTCATGCTGGAGTTCGACTCCGAACTCCACGGCGACTTCGAGGGGGCCATCGCCGAGACGAACGACCACTTCCTCGACGAGGGAGCCGACCTGTTGGGTGAGGTGCGCACACGAGACCACCAGACCGACGGCGGGGCGACCGCCGGGCAGGCACCGACACCCGCGGCGGCCACCGCCTTTGCGGCCATCGAGGCGTACACGCCCGAGGCGCAGGGCCGAATCTGGAAGCTCCGGAAGGCGGCGATTCCCCTCTTGATGTCGATGGAGGGTGACCCCAAACCGTACCCCTTCATCGAGGACGCCTCCGTGCCGCCCGAAGAACTCGCCGAGTACGTCCAGCAGTTCGAACGGGTGCTCGAAGAGAACGGGACGTCGGCGGCGTACTTCGCACACGCCGGCGTCGGAACGCTCCACATCAGGCCCATCCTCTCGCTCAAAGAATCCCAGGGCATCGAGACGATGCACGCCATCGCCGACGGCGTGACCGACCTCGTCCTCGAACACCACGGCGCGTTCTCGGGCGAACACGGCGACGGCCTCGCGCGGACGGAGTTCAACCCCAAGATGTACGGGGAACAGCTCTGGACGTCGTTCAAACAGGTGAAGACGGCGTTCGACCCCGACTGGCTGATGAACCCCGGGAAGGTCGTCTTCCGCGACGACGACCCGACCGACATGCGCGAGCATCTCCGCTACGGCGCGGAGTACTCGACTATCGAGCCGCAGACGGCGCTCGATTTCTCCGACGAGGGCGGCTTCTCGCATCTGGTCGAACTCTGCAACGGCTGTGGCACCTGCCGACAGACCACCTCGGACGTGATGTGTCCGACCTACCGGGCGTCGAAAGAGGAGATTCAGACCACCAGGGGCCGAGCGAACATGCTCCGGGCGGCCATCAGCGGCGACCTGCCCGAGGAGGAACTGTACTCCGACCGCTTCCAGGAGGAGGTGCTGGACCTCTGTGTGGGCTGTAAAGGGTGTAAATCCGACTGTCCCACGGGAGTCGACATGGCGAAGCTCAAGACCGAGGTGAAACACCAGTACCACCAGCGCGAGGGGTCGTCGCGGCGGGAGAAGCTGTTCGCGGACATCGACGCGTGGTCGCGGCTGGGAAGCACGCTCGCGCCCGTCTCCAACTGGGCGACGAAGCTCCCGGGCGCGCGGACGCTGATGGAGTCGCTCGTCGGCATCGCTCGCGACCGAGAACTCCCGACGTTCACCCGCGAGACGCTCGTCGACTGGTTCGAGGCGCGCGGCGGGCCACGGGTTCCGGAGGCCGACGCGGAGCACCGCGTCCTCCTCTTCCCGGACACGTACACGAACTACTCCTACCCTGAACCGGGGAAGGCTGCCGTCAGGGTACTGGAGGCCGCAGGCGTCCACGTGCAGGTCCCGACCGACCTCGAACCGTCCGGGCGGGCGTCGTACTCGAAGGGCTTCCTCGACACCGCCCGCGAGCGCGCGGCGGCGAACGTCGACCGACTCCAGCGCCGGGTCGACGAGGGCTTCGCGGTCGTGTTCGTCGAACCCTCGGACGCCGTGATGTTCCAAGACGAGTACCGGGACCTGCTCTCGGGTCCGGCGGTCGAGCGTGTCTCGGACGCCGCCTATGGGGTGTGTGAGTACCTCGACGTCCACCACCTGGACGGGGAACTAGAGACGCCCGCACCCGAGTCGATGGAGACGCTCACCTACCACGGTCACTGCAACCAGAAAGCGACGAACAAGGACCACCACGCGGTCGGCCTGCTCCGGAGAGTGGGCTACCGGGTCGACCCGCTCGACTCGGGCTGCTGTGGGATGGCTGGCTCCTTCGGCTACGAGGCCGAGCACTTCGCGCTCTCGAAAGCCATCGGGCGCATCCTCTTCGACCAGGTCGACGCGAGCGAGGGCGAGCAGGTGACCGCGCCGGGTGCATCCTGTCGGTCGCAGCTGGGCGACCGCGAGGCGGCGGCGGAGAACCCCCCGCACCCGATCGAGTTCGTCGCCCGAGCGCTCGACTGAGGTGGCGGCCCTCTCGATTACGGTCACGGACGGGGAGGAGGAAATCACCCTCGACGACGACCGGACCGACGACGCGCCCGAGACGCGAGCACCGCTCGCCGAGGCCCTCCCCGTCGCGGGCGAGGCGGCACGGTGGGGGGACGAGCTGTACGTCTCGGTCCCCGTAGCCACTGCCGCCGAGAACGCCCGCACCGTGGTCGACGTCGGCACGGTCGCGTACTGGCCGGCCGGGGAGAAACGCTGTCCTGGGGGCCGACGCCGGCATCTGAGGGAGACGAACCCAGGGCTGCCGCGCCGGTGAACGTCGTGGCACGGGTCGATGACGCGTCTGCGCTGGCGGCGGTCGAGGGCGGGGCGCGTGTCCGGGTCGAGCGGGCGTGACGGTGGCCGACCGTCACCCGCGGACGTAGAGCCCGGCGAAGCCGCCGACCACCACTCCGATGAGGTGTGCGTACTCGGCCGACCCTGCCCCGGCAGTCAGTACGAAGTCGGTGAACAGCAGCGAGACCATGCCGATGCCGCCGGCGAGGCCGACGGCGTACACCCCCGCCGACCGCGCCGCCGGTCCGTCACGAATGGTCCGGACGGCGACGAACGCGACCAGTGCGACGACGCCCGCGCTCGCCCCGACCGCGCCGCCTTCGACGCCCATCAAGAGGTAGCTCCACACCTGTGCGGCGGTGCCTGCGAGCGCGCTACTGGCGAAGAGCCAGTACCAGGTCGGCGCCGACAGGTCGGCCTCGGCGAGTGAGCCGAACACGACGAGGAAGAGCAGATTCCCGAGGAGGTGGCCGACCGACTGATGCCCGAGAGGTGCGAGGAGCCACCCCGGCGAGGGGTCCGCGCTCGCGGCGAACCAGAACGCCATCGTCGGGAAACCGAACAGCCACCAGACGAGCGACTGGACGACGAACGTCGTCGTGAGGACGCCGACGAGCGTGGTCGTCGCCGGACGCGTCGCTCGCCAGGAGGCGAATCGCGCGTGCAGGCTGGCCGCGTCCCCCGCCGACTCCATCAGGTGGGGGTCGGGACGGGACCGAGAAAAGGATTCGCCGTCGCTGGTGTCCGCCGTTCAGCTCAGACCCAGCCCTCTTCGACGAGCAGTTCGCCGTTGAGGACCGACGCGCCCGCGGCGCCGCGGACCGTGTTGTGCGCGAGGCAGTTGTACTTCACGCCGTTCGTCGTCTGTTGGATACCGCCGGCACAGACGGCCATGCCGTCCTCGCGGTCGCGGTCGAGACGCGGCTGGGGGCGCGAGGGGTCGTCGAAGACGTGGATGAGCTGGTCGGGCGCGCTGGGCAGGTCGACGCCGGGGAACTCCCGCATCGCCCGGGCGACGTCGTCGACGGACGGGTCGTCGGCGAGGTCGGCGAAGACGTTCTCGAGGTGGCCGTCGAGCGTCGGAATGCGGTTACAGGAGGCGGCGACGTCCATGCCGTGGAGTTCGAGCGCCGCACCGTCGAACGAGCCGAGGAGCTTCCGTGACTCGGTCTCCATCTTCGACTCCTCGCCGCCGATGTGCGGGAGGGCGTTGTCGATGATCTCCATCGAGGTCACGCCGGAGTAGCCCGCGCCGGAGACCGCCTGGAGCGTCGTGACGTTGACACGCTCGAGACCGAACCCGTCGAGCGCGGCCAGCGTCGGCACCATCGTGATGGTCGAACAGTTGGGGTTCTTCACGAGCGCGCCGTCCCAGCCACGCTCGTCGCGCTGAATCTCGATGAGGTCCAGGTGGCCCGGGTTGATTTCGGGGATGGTGAGGGGGACGTCTTCGGCCATCCGGTCGTTCGAGGAGTTCGACGAGACGACGTAGCCCTCCTCGAGAAAGAGCGGTTCGACCTCGGCGGCCACCGAAGAGGGGAGCGAGGAGAAGAGCAGGTCGACGTCGTCGCCGACGTCGTCCGGGTGGGTCCGGCCGACGGTCATCGACGCGATGTCGTCGGGAATCGGGGTGTTGACGCGCCACTTCGCTGCCTCACGGTACGACTTGCCCGCGGAGTCCTCGCTCGCGGTCAGCGCCGCCAGTTCGAAGGTCGGGTGGTCGTCGAGAAGCTGGATGAATCGCTGGCCGACGGCACCGGTTGCACCGAGGATTCCGACTCGTACACTCATTGGGGTGTGCTTGTGTGGCACTCACATAAGACGCTTCGGAATCGGGCCAGATATCACAATCGTTCACTCGAAACCGCCTTTCGGGGCTATTTTTGGACAAATACGTTTCGTCATCCGCGTCAGGTGCTGTCCTTCACGCTCGGCTCGGCTCGGTGAGAGAGTTGTTCACTCGCGGCCCGCGACGTCCGTCGTCAACCGTTCGTTCACGGTCGTTGACACGGGGTGAAAAACCGATAGAAACACGTGGGTCTTCCGAGAAGTACGGTCCAAATGTTCAGTAAGGTACTGGTGGCGAACCGCGGAGAAATCGCGGTTCGGGTGATGCGGGCCTGTGAGGAGCTCGGCGTCCGGACGGTCGCCGTCTACAGCGACGCGGACAAACACGCGGGACACGTCCGGTACGCGGACGAGGCGTACAACGTCGGCCCCGCCCGCGCGGCCGACTCGTACCTCGACCACGAGGCCGTCATCGAGGCCGCACGGAAGGCGGGCGCGGACGCCATCCATCCGGGCTACGGCTTCCTCGCGGAGAACGCGGCGTTCGCGCGGAAGGTCGAGGAGACCGAGATGGTGTGGGTTGGCCCGTCGGCCGACGCGATGGAGCGACTGGGCGAGAAGACGCAGGCGAGGAAAGTGATGAACGAGGCCGGCGTCCCCATCGTCCCCGGGACGACCGACCCCGTCGACGACCCCGCCGAGGTCCACGACTTCGGCGAGGAGTACGGCTACCCCATCGCCATCAAGGCCGAGGGGGGTGGCGGCGGGCGTGGGATGAAAATCGTCCACGACCCCGACGACGCCGAAGAGAAACTACAGAGCGCCAAACGCGAGGGTGAGGCGTACTTCGACAACCCGTCGGTGTATCTGGAGCGGTACCTCGAAAAGCCCCGGCACATCGAGGTCCAGATTCTCGCCGACCGCCACGGCAACGTCCGTCACCTCGGCGAGCGGGACTGCTCGCTCCAGCGCCGACACCAGAAGGTCATCGAGGAGGGCCCCAGTCCCGCACTCACCGACGAACTGCGGGAGAAGATAGGTGAGGCCGCCCGCCGCGGTGCCGACGCCGCCGACTACTACAACGCCGGCACGTTCGAGTTCCTCGTCGAAGAGGAGCCGCGAGGTGACGGCGAACTCCTCGGACCGGACGCGAACTTCTACTTCCTCGAGGTGAACACGCGAATCCAGGTCGAACACACCGTCACCGAGGAGATCACGGGCATCGACATCGTCAAGTGGCAGCTCCGGGTCGCCGCCGACGAGGAACTCGGCTTCGCACAGGAGGACGTCGAGATAGACGGTCACGCCATCGAGTACCGAATCAACGCCGAGAACCCCGCCAACGAGTTCGCCCCGGCACCGGGCGGGAGCTTCGAGACGTACGACCCGCCGGGCGGCATCGGTGTCCGACTCGACGACGCCATCCGGCAGGGCGACGACCTCGTGACGGACTACGACTCGATGGTCGCGAAGCTCGTCGTCCACGCGAGCGACCGTGAGGAGTGTCTGGCGCGCTCGGAACGCGCGCTCCGCGAGTACGAGATCGAGGGCTTTCACACCATTATCCCGTTCCACCGGCTGATGCTCTCCGACGAGGCGTTCATGAAGGGAACGCACACGACGAAGTATCTCGACGAGGAGATGGACCGCTCGCGCATCGAGGCGGCCGTCGAGCGCTGGGGACCGAGCGCGTCGTCGGACGACGCGGACGACGAAGAGGTCACCGAACGGGAGTTCACCGTCGAGGTCAACGGCAAGCGGTTCCAGGTGTCGCTCGAAGAGCGCGGTGCCCCCGCCATCGAACTCCCCTCCGGCGGTGGAAACAGCGGCCGCAGCCGCCCCGACGTCGCCACGGACGAAGACACCGGCGGCGCGGTCGCGGCCGACGGCGAGCAGGTCGCCGCGGAGATGCAGGGGACCATCCTCTCCGTCGAGGTCGAAGCCGGCGACGAGGTGGAGAGCGGTGACGTCGTCTGCGTCCTCGAGGCGATGAAGATGGAGAACGACGTCACCGCCCAGGCCGGTGGCACGGTCTCGCAGGTCCTCGTCGGCGAGGGCGACTCCGTCGACATGGGCGACGTGCTCATCGTCATCGAGTAACGGCCCCGCCCACGCTCACCACGTCCGCCGCCGACGTCGCTACCCTCGTGACCGCGGTGAAACTCGTCGGCGGCACGGTACGCCCTGCGCTCGACTATCGGGCGCTCCCGGCCGTGGAGGGCCGAGCCGTCGCCTTCATACGTACCTCGCGTCTTCATCTCACATGAACGAGACACGCCGCGCGTTGCTCGACGAGTTATCGTCCGGTGCCGTCTCCGGTCCGGCACTGGCCGAGCGCCTCGGCGTCTCGCGGGCGGCCGTCTGGAAGCAGGTCGAAGCACTCCGTGACGAGGGGTTCGTCGTCGAGTCGACCGACGCGGGCTACGTCGTCGCGGAGGTGCCGGAGTTCGGCGCGGGTGCCGTCGAGTACGGGCTCGACGCTGGCTACACCATCGAGTATCACGACACCATCGGGAGCACGAACGACCGCGGACGCGACCTCGCGAAGGCGGGCGAGCGGGACGTCGTCGTGCTCGCGGACGAGCAGACGGGGAGTCGAGGCCGGCTCCGTCGGGCGTGGACCGCACCCTCGGGGGGCGTCTGGCTGAGTATCGTCTTCCGGCCCGAGTGTCCGCCGGCGCACGCCCCAATCTACACTCTCGCGGCCGCCGTCGCGACGACGCGAGCGGCGCGCGAGGCAGGCGTCGACGCGTCGATCAAGTGGCCGAACGACGTCCTCGTGAGCGACGACACCACGGAACGCGGCGGCCGCAAACTGGCGGGTATCCTCACCGAGATGGAGGGCGAGGCGAACCGCGTCTCGTGGATTCTCGTCGGCATCGGCGTCAACGCGAACGTCGACGGGGCGCTCCTCCCGGCGGGCGCGACGAGCGTCCGCGAGGAGGCGGGCGACGTCGAGCGACGGCTGTTCGTCCAGCGCCTCCTCGAGACCTTCGACGACCTCCGCGGCGACCCCGACACGATTCTCGACGCGTGGCGAGACCACGCCGACACGCTCGGCCGTCGGGTCCGCGTCGAGCTGACGAACGAGACCATCGAGGGCGAAGCCGTCGACGTCGAGTTCCCCGGTGCGCTCGTCGTCCGGACCGAGCGTGGTGAGCGAGTGATTCACACGGGCGACTGCGAGCATCTGCGTCCCGTCGGCGAGTGACGGGCGGAGACCGACGCCTCAACGGAGCACACGCTTCACGTCGGCCTGTCCCGCTCGCCGGACCACCGCGCGGACGGGGTCGCGCGCGCCGGCGAGGTTGTCGGAGTCGCCATCGAGGACGAGCAGTTTCGCCGGCGCGCCCTCCTCGACGAGGCCGTGGTCGAGACCCGCCAACTCGGCCCCGTTGACCGTCGCCATCCGGAGGACCGCCTCGGCGCTCACGTCGGAGAGCTTCGCCGCGAACTCCATCTCGCGGAACATCGACGGGGAGTTGAGCATCACGTTGTCCGTCCCGAGCGCGACGGTCGTCGCCTCTCCGAGGCGACGAATCGGCGGCACACCGACGTTCGTGACGAGGTTCGAGCGCGGACAGACCGCGATGGGAACTCCCTCGGCGGCGACGCGGTCGAGTTGGTCGGCCGTCGCGTGGACCATGTGGACGAGGAAGTCGGGGTCGAGGTCGATGGCGGCGTCGACGTCGTCGGGGTCGCGCTCGCCGGCGTGAATGCCGAACAGTTTGCCCGCCTCGCGAGTCGATGCTCTCAGCTCGGCGAAGTCGCCGTCGCGGGCCCCGCTCGCCCCGAAGCCGTCGCTCGCGTCCATCGCTGCTGTGGTCTCGCGGCCGAGGACGACGGCGTCGATGTCGAGGCCGTTGCGGGCGCGCTCGAACGCCTCGACGCCGGGGACGCCCCCCTCGCGGAACTCGACACACGCGGCGGTCCCCGTCGCCTCCATGAACCGCAGCGAGCGCCGCATCGCGGCGACCTTCTCGTCCTGGGACGCCGCCCGGAGGAGGCGGTGTTTGAGTCCGTCCGGCGGTGCGACGAGTTCGTCGAGCGAGAGCCCCGTGCCCGCCTCCTTGGCGATGGAGTCGCCGATGTGCGTGTGGGCGTTGACGAACGCCGGGCAGATGATGTCCGTCGAGTCGGTCTCGACGCGCTCGACTGCCTCGACGCGGCCGTCCTCGACGACGACCCGTCCCTCGACCGGGTCGAAGTCGCGACCGACGAGGAGTGTCCCCTCTACGTGCATCGGTTCGACCCTGGAGAGGAGCGTCCTTGAACCTGTAGGTTCACCTCTTCGGGAGACGTCTCAGTCCGACGGTCCAGCACATCACACCGCGGCGACGCCGCGGACCTCGAACCGTGCGCCGTCGGCGTCGTCGACCACGCGTACCGTCCAGCCGTGCGCCTCCGCGACTTCGCGGACGATGCGCAGTCCGAACCCGGTTCCGTCAGGGCTCGTCGAGAAGCCGGAGTCGAACACCACGTCCCGTTGCTCCGGGGGGATTCCCGGCCCGTCGTCGACGATGAAGAACCCGTCCGAGAGCTCACCGACGGTGACCGTGACGTCGGGAGACCCGTGTTCGACGGCGTTGCGGAACAGGTTCTCCAGGAGGCGTCGAAGCTGGCTCTCGACGGCGCGCACCGTCGTGTCGGTCTCGACAGCGAGCGTCGCCTCCGGCGTCGCGACCGCCTCCCAGCAGCGTTCGGCGAGTCCCGGAAGCGACACCGCTGTCGGGTCGAGGTCGGCCCGGCCGTGCCGCGCCAGCGCGAGCAGGTCGTCGACGAGCGACCGCATCCGGTCGTGCGCGCCCGCGACGGCCGCGAGCTGGTCGCTGTCCTGTTCGCCCCGAGCCAGTTCGAGCCACCCCTCCGCGACGTTCAGCGGGTTCCGGAGGTCGTGGCTGACGATGGACGCGAACTCGTCGAGTCGCTCGTTCTGCCGCTGGAGCTGTCGTTCGCGTTCGACCCGGTCGGTGACGTCGCGAATCGTCCCGACCCGTCCGAGGTCGCCGTCACCGGCGGTGACCCGCCCGAACCGGAGTTCGGCGGGGAAGCGCTCGCCGCCCCCCGTCACGAACTCGTACTCGATGGCCGCGACGTCGCGCCCTCCGTGAGCGAGTTCTGCCCGCAGGTCGTCGGCCGCGTCGACCGTCTCGTCCGTCACCCACTCGTCGACGTCAGTCCCGAGCAGTTCACCCCGAGAGACGCCCTTCATCGCGGCGTACGCCTCGTTGACGTACACGATAGTCCCGTCCGATTCGATGGCGTAGACGGCGTCCGGGAGCGACTCGAGCACGGTTCGGTGGTGTGTGAACCCCCTGTCACCGGTACGGTCGGTGACGTCGCGGCCGACACAGACGACGGCACTCGACTCGTCGGACCCCTCCCCGCCCGGTGAGGCCCACGTCGTCGCCGTGAACTCGACTTCGAGGCGGGTGCCGTCGGCGGCGACGAGCGTCGCGTCGAACCGTGTCTCGCCCGTCTCGAGGGTGTCGGCGACGTGTTCGACGACCCGCTCGGGTGCGTCGAACAGACGCCCCGTCGGGAGCGACGACAGCACCTCGTCGGTGTAGCCTGTCGCCTCTCGTAGTGTGCGATTCCACTCGATGAGCCGCCCCGACTCGTCGAACACCGCGACGACGTCGGCGACGGCGTCGACGAGCGACGTGGCCTCCGACGTGACTGGGGAATCGTCGTCCACTGGTCTCAGCTGGCTGTCGCGTTTGATAAACGTGCGGCCGCCGATATCAGATGTGCGAACACGGGCTCACCGGAACTCGTCGAGCGTCGCGTTCAGCCCCGCGCGTACGTCGCTCACGAGCGTCCCCTCGATATCGAGTCCGAGGACGTCGACGGCCGCCCGCCCGACCTGTTCGGTCTCGGCGCGGGGGCAGTAGACGCCGAGCCGCCACTGCTGTTTCTGCGCCGTGCGGAGCGCCGACACCAGCGGCGACGCCTTCCCCAGTTCTCTGATATCCCCGTTGACGACCACCCGCGACGTCGATTCGGTCATCGACGGTGACGAGGGGACGTCGACGATGACGGCGGACGCGTCGAGACCGACGCGGTCGGCGATGGCTCGCTCGAGCGCTCGCAACTCGTCGTGGGCGGCGTCCAGGAGAGACGTCGGAACGTCGCCGTGTTCGGCCCACACCGCGCGCTTGAACAGCCGTCTGGCGTCGAGTCGCTCGGCGTATGCGCTCGTCGCGGGTGTCGCACGGAGCGCCGAGACGAAGTCGTAGTCGTCCATCCGCCGGAGGTCCGCCGCCGAGATGTCGGGCGTCTCGAGCAGGCACTCGGCCGCCCGCCGGAGCATCGCCTTCGAGATGCGGGCGACGGGATGCGCGTAGACGGTGGGGTTCATGAGCGCCCGGGCGAGGAGGAGCGACTCCGCAGTCTGGACGTTCCCCTCCCGCAGGACGAGTTCCCCATCGACGAAAGCGAGTTCGCGGACGAGGCGCTCGTGGTCGATGGTCCCGTAGGGGACGCCGGTGTGGTGGGCGTCTCTGACGAGGTAATCCATCCGGTCGACGTCGAGTTCACCGGAGACGAGTTGCCCGTATCGTCCGTCGCCGCGGACGAGGCCAGCCACGGCCTGCGGGTCGATATCGTGTTCGTCGAGGACGCGACCCACCTCCCCGCTGGTGACGAGGTCGTCGACGTCGTCGTGGTACTTGCCCGTGTGACGGTGGACGACGCTCTCGACGTTGTGGCTGAAGGGTCCGTGACCGACGTCGTGCAGGAGGGCGGCGGCACGGATTCGCTCGGCGGCGACCCCCTCGACGCCGAGGTTGTCGAGCGCGC includes:
- a CDS encoding PAS domain S-box protein → MDDDSPVTSEATSLVDAVADVVAVFDESGRLIEWNRTLREATGYTDEVLSSLPTGRLFDAPERVVEHVADTLETGETRFDATLVAADGTRLEVEFTATTWASPGGEGSDESSAVVCVGRDVTDRTGDRGFTHHRTVLESLPDAVYAIESDGTIVYVNEAYAAMKGVSRGELLGTDVDEWVTDETVDAADDLRAELAHGGRDVAAIEYEFVTGGGERFPAELRFGRVTAGDGDLGRVGTIRDVTDRVERERQLQRQNERLDEFASIVSHDLRNPLNVAEGWLELARGEQDSDQLAAVAGAHDRMRSLVDDLLALARHGRADLDPTAVSLPGLAERCWEAVATPEATLAVETDTTVRAVESQLRRLLENLFRNAVEHGSPDVTVTVGELSDGFFIVDDGPGIPPEQRDVVFDSGFSTSPDGTGFGLRIVREVAEAHGWTVRVVDDADGARFEVRGVAAV
- a CDS encoding HD domain-containing protein, which gives rise to MLAIKDSVHDHIEVGGVAEALIDTPAVQRLRRVTQLGTVKYVYPSANHTRFEHSLGVYHLATRALDNLGVEGVAAERIRAAALLHDVGHGPFSHNVESVVHRHTGKYHDDVDDLVTSGEVGRVLDEHDIDPQAVAGLVRGDGRYGQLVSGELDVDRMDYLVRDAHHTGVPYGTIDHERLVRELAFVDGELVLREGNVQTAESLLLARALMNPTVYAHPVARISKAMLRRAAECLLETPDISAADLRRMDDYDFVSALRATPATSAYAERLDARRLFKRAVWAEHGDVPTSLLDAAHDELRALERAIADRVGLDASAVIVDVPSSPSMTESTSRVVVNGDIRELGKASPLVSALRTAQKQQWRLGVYCPRAETEQVGRAAVDVLGLDIEGTLVSDVRAGLNATLDEFR
- a CDS encoding amidohydrolase family protein, whose protein sequence is MHVEGTLLVGRDFDPVEGRVVVEDGRVEAVERVETDSTDIICPAFVNAHTHIGDSIAKEAGTGLSLDELVAPPDGLKHRLLRAASQDEKVAAMRRSLRFMEATGTAACVEFREGGVPGVEAFERARNGLDIDAVVLGRETTAAMDASDGFGASGARDGDFAELRASTREAGKLFGIHAGERDPDDVDAAIDLDPDFLVHMVHATADQLDRVAAEGVPIAVCPRSNLVTNVGVPPIRRLGEATTVALGTDNVMLNSPSMFREMEFAAKLSDVSAEAVLRMATVNGAELAGLDHGLVEEGAPAKLLVLDGDSDNLAGARDPVRAVVRRAGQADVKRVLR